The bacterium CG_4_10_14_0_2_um_filter_33_32 genome includes a window with the following:
- the rnc gene encoding ribonuclease III, with the protein MEKDLRILEKIVNINFNNKDLLEQAFVHRSYLNENPKFPLSDNERLEFLGDAVLELVVTEYLFLNYPNPEGDLTNWRSALVRGQTLSEIASNLEFDNYLYLSRGEAKGNGRARQLILANNFEAFIGAIYLDQGMDVAKNFIEKYIIVRLKKILEEELHIDPKSKFQEIAQEKTGITPIYKLIKEEGPDHEKKFTIGVFVGDKMYGKGVGFSKQAAEIQAAEKALSKGF; encoded by the coding sequence ATGGAAAAAGATCTTAGAATTTTAGAAAAAATAGTAAACATTAATTTCAATAATAAGGATTTATTAGAACAGGCTTTTGTTCATAGATCTTATCTTAATGAAAATCCTAAATTTCCTTTATCTGATAATGAGAGATTAGAGTTTTTAGGAGATGCGGTTTTGGAACTAGTTGTTACAGAATATCTTTTCTTAAATTATCCAAACCCAGAAGGCGACTTAACAAACTGGAGAAGTGCTTTGGTTAGGGGCCAAACTTTATCAGAGATTGCCAGCAATCTTGAGTTTGATAATTATTTATATCTATCAAGAGGTGAGGCGAAAGGGAACGGTAGAGCAAGACAGCTTATTCTCGCTAATAATTTTGAGGCTTTCATCGGCGCCATTTATTTAGATCAGGGTATGGATGTTGCTAAAAATTTTATTGAGAAATATATAATTGTCAGATTGAAAAAAATCCTAGAAGAAGAACTTCACATAGATCCAAAAAGTAAGTTTCAGGAAATTGCCCAAGAAAAAACCGGCATCACCCCAATTTATAAACTGATCAAAGAAGAAGGACCAGATCATGAAAAAAAATTTACAATTGGTGTTTTTGTTGGAGATAAAATGTATGGTAAGGGAGTAGGATTTTCTAAACAAGCCGCCGAAATACAGGCAGCTGAAAAAGCATTATCCAAAGGTTTTTAG
- a CDS encoding 50S ribosomal protein L32, with protein MAVPKQKKSKSKVAIRRGTHTVKTKSPILCEKCNSVKIPYTMCKVCGTYKGKEVIDLEKRTKRKERRLKAEQEEE; from the coding sequence ATGGCAGTACCAAAACAGAAAAAATCAAAGTCTAAAGTAGCTATCAGAAGAGGCACTCATACCGTTAAGACAAAAAGCCCGATTTTATGCGAGAAGTGTAATTCTGTAAAGATTCCTTATACTATGTGTAAAGTGTGCGGCACTTACAAAGGCAAAGAGGTTATTGATTTAGAAAAGAGAACCAAGCGCAAAGAAAGACGTCTAAAAGCTGAACAAGAAGAAGAGTAA
- a CDS encoding leucine--tRNA ligase: MEKYDPSKVEKKWKKIWAKTKINDTDIFSDKSKLYNLVMFPYPSGEYLHIGHGYSYSGADVYARFKRLNGFNVFEPIGYDSFGLPAENFALKKGVHPKESTESNIKHAQEQLKSFGCMFDWSKVIIASDPGYYKWTQWLFLKLYEKGLAYQKEAPINWCPKCLTVLANEQVIDGLCERCDTEVVQKRMKQWFFKITDYAKRLIKDLDKVDWPESSKIKQRNWIGESEGATVKFKIKSKKIKEDLSIEVFTTRIDTLFGGTFLIMAPDHPLIEKITDDENLKTVKQYQIKTQKLSDIDRQLEERPKTGVFTGAYAVNPSNNKEIPIWISDFVLASYGGGAVFADAHDERDFQLAKKFNILLKTTIKPVDLEDDSKIRNLEECFTGDGILYDSDQFNGMHSKEARKAITEWLSKKSLAKRTVNYRLRDWSFSRQRYWGAPIPIIYCEKCGMVPVSEEDLPVLLPDVKDFRPKGTGKGPLASDPDFVNTTCPKCGGKATRETDTMDTFVDSSFYFLRYPNSGNDKEMMNSKITKKWLPVDMYTGGAEHVTMHLLYARFITKALFDAGMINFDEPFLHLRHQGMILGPDNKKMSKSKGNVVIPDEVIKKEGADAFRIYILFMGPFDEGGPWNPQGIKGVKRFLDRYWTLALEIINSQNKENPEDVIYLSYEIEETALARIINKTIKKVGEDIDSYKFNTAISTLMQFLNEIYEIKNKLPFDKSYSLWRDAIGKFTIILSPFVPFITEEIWEKLGNTSSVSLSAWSFYDKNLIKEDIIDIVVQINGKLRGKVQVRSGSSKEQAEKLANNNLNIKKYTEGKEIIKSVFVPDKLLNIVVK, from the coding sequence ATGGAAAAGTATGATCCCTCTAAAGTTGAGAAAAAATGGAAAAAAATCTGGGCTAAGACAAAAATAAATGACACGGATATTTTTTCTGATAAATCTAAATTATATAATTTAGTGATGTTTCCATATCCTAGCGGAGAATATCTTCATATAGGTCATGGATATTCATATTCGGGCGCTGATGTTTACGCCCGTTTTAAAAGGCTTAATGGATTTAATGTTTTTGAACCAATCGGTTATGATTCTTTTGGTTTGCCTGCCGAGAATTTTGCTTTGAAAAAAGGTGTTCATCCCAAGGAAAGTACAGAATCTAATATAAAACACGCTCAAGAGCAATTAAAAAGTTTTGGCTGTATGTTTGATTGGTCAAAAGTAATAATTGCATCTGACCCCGGCTATTATAAATGGACGCAATGGCTTTTTCTAAAATTATACGAAAAGGGTTTAGCTTATCAAAAAGAAGCGCCGATTAATTGGTGCCCAAAATGCTTAACTGTTTTAGCTAACGAACAAGTTATAGATGGTTTATGCGAAAGATGCGATACAGAAGTTGTTCAAAAGAGAATGAAGCAATGGTTTTTTAAGATAACGGACTATGCAAAACGTTTGATAAAAGATTTAGATAAAGTTGATTGGCCGGAATCCTCAAAAATAAAACAGCGTAATTGGATAGGGGAATCTGAAGGCGCGACCGTAAAGTTTAAAATCAAAAGCAAAAAAATAAAAGAAGATTTATCTATTGAGGTTTTTACTACAAGGATAGATACTCTTTTTGGCGGTACTTTTCTTATTATGGCGCCAGATCATCCGCTAATTGAGAAGATTACAGATGATGAAAACTTAAAGACTGTTAAACAATACCAAATCAAAACTCAGAAACTCTCAGATATTGATCGACAATTAGAAGAGCGTCCAAAGACAGGGGTTTTTACGGGAGCCTATGCAGTTAATCCTTCTAACAATAAAGAAATACCTATTTGGATATCAGATTTTGTTTTAGCAAGTTATGGTGGAGGAGCTGTTTTTGCTGATGCTCATGATGAGCGCGATTTCCAATTAGCTAAAAAGTTTAATATTCTTTTAAAAACAACCATTAAACCTGTTGATCTTGAGGATGATTCAAAAATAAGAAATCTAGAAGAGTGTTTTACAGGCGATGGTATTTTATATGATTCTGATCAATTTAATGGCATGCATTCTAAAGAAGCCCGAAAAGCTATTACTGAATGGTTGTCTAAAAAGAGTTTGGCAAAAAGGACTGTAAATTATCGTTTGAGAGATTGGTCTTTTTCTAGACAAAGATACTGGGGAGCACCTATACCGATAATCTATTGTGAAAAATGCGGTATGGTTCCAGTGTCAGAAGAAGATTTGCCTGTTTTGTTGCCGGACGTTAAAGATTTTAGACCTAAGGGCACAGGTAAGGGCCCCCTGGCTTCTGATCCGGATTTTGTTAACACAACATGTCCTAAGTGTGGAGGTAAAGCCACAAGAGAAACTGATACCATGGATACTTTTGTTGATTCAAGCTTTTATTTTTTAAGATATCCCAACTCTGGTAATGATAAGGAGATGATGAATTCTAAAATCACCAAAAAATGGTTGCCGGTTGATATGTATACAGGTGGCGCAGAACACGTCACAATGCATCTTTTATATGCAAGATTTATAACAAAGGCACTGTTTGATGCCGGAATGATCAATTTTGATGAGCCATTTTTGCATCTAAGGCATCAGGGTATGATACTGGGACCGGACAATAAAAAAATGAGTAAGTCAAAAGGTAATGTTGTAATACCAGATGAAGTGATCAAAAAAGAAGGAGCAGATGCATTTAGAATATATATATTATTTATGGGTCCTTTTGATGAAGGCGGCCCATGGAATCCCCAAGGCATTAAAGGAGTCAAGAGATTTTTGGATCGTTACTGGACATTAGCTTTAGAAATAATCAATAGTCAGAATAAAGAAAATCCCGAAGATGTTATTTATTTATCTTATGAGATAGAAGAAACCGCCCTGGCAAGAATCATTAATAAAACTATTAAAAAAGTTGGTGAAGATATTGATAGTTATAAATTCAATACAGCGATAAGTACCTTAATGCAATTTCTAAATGAGATTTATGAAATTAAAAATAAATTACCTTTTGATAAGTCTTATTCACTGTGGAGAGATGCTATCGGAAAATTTACTATTATACTTTCACCATTTGTTCCATTCATAACTGAAGAGATATGGGAAAAATTAGGAAATACTTCCAGTGTTTCTCTCTCTGCGTGGTCTTTTTATGATAAAAATTTGATAAAAGAAGATATTATAGATATTGTTGTGCAGATAAATGGTAAATTAAGAGGCAAAGTTCAGGTTAGGTCCGGATCATCAAAAGAGCAAGCAGAAAAGTTGGCAAATAATAATCTGAATATTAAAAAATATACAGAAGGTAAGGAAATTATTAAATCTGTTTTTGTTCCTGATAAGCTTCTTAATATTGTTGTTAAGTAA
- the nusB gene encoding transcription antitermination factor NusB — translation MAISRHFCRIIAMQSFYEKDFRSGGDIKKITERNINESYTTIEKEDRDFIFTLINGVMDNPKEIDEIIRVAAPEWPINQIAAIDRTVLRLGIFELLYLKEIPPKVAINEAIELAKAFGGENSGKFVNGVLGTIYRNSDLYQEGDEEENVEIESPKTEKKIEEKEEKKDES, via the coding sequence ATGGCAATTTCAAGGCACTTTTGTAGAATAATAGCGATGCAAAGCTTTTATGAGAAGGACTTCAGAAGCGGTGGTGACATTAAAAAAATTACAGAGAGAAACATTAACGAGTCTTACACTACGATAGAAAAAGAAGACCGGGATTTTATTTTTACTCTAATCAATGGGGTTATGGATAATCCTAAGGAAATTGACGAAATAATCAGGGTGGCTGCTCCAGAATGGCCAATAAATCAAATTGCAGCTATTGATAGGACTGTTTTAAGGCTAGGGATTTTTGAGCTTTTATATCTAAAAGAGATACCTCCAAAAGTGGCTATTAATGAAGCTATAGAGCTAGCAAAGGCTTTTGGTGGAGAAAATTCTGGAAAGTTTGTCAATGGCGTTCTGGGAACAATTTACCGAAATAGCGATCTTTATCAGGAGGGAGACGAAGAAGAAAATGTTGAGATTGAATCACCAAAAACAGAAAAAAAGATAGAGGAGAAAGAAGAGAAGAAAGATGAAAGCTAA